The Streptomyces vinaceus genome contains the following window.
GGACCTTCCCCACCAGGGCCTCGGCCCGCTTGATGGTCTCCTCGCTGGTGGTCAGCGCCGGGATCAGCTCGACCAGCTGCTGCACCGGCGCCGGGTTGAAGAAGTGGATGCCGATGACCTGGTCGGGCCGCGAGGTGGTGACGGCCAGCTTGACCAGCGGGATCGAGGAGGTGTTGGAGGCGAGGATCGCGTCCGGCCGGGTGATCACCTGGTCGAGGACCTGGAAGATCTCCGTCTTGACCTGCTCGTTCTCGACGACGGCCTCGATGACGAGGTCGCGGTCGGCGAACTCGCCGAGATCGGTGGTGAAGGTGAGGCGGGCCAGGGTCGCGTCCCGCTCCTCCTCGCTGATCTTGCCGCGTTCGGCGGCCTTGGTCAGGGAGTTGTGCAGCCGGGTGCGCCCGATCTCCAGGGCCTCGCCGGTGGTCTCGGCGACCTTCACCTCAAGGCCGCTGCGGGCGCACACCTCGGCGATGCCCGCGCCCATCTGGCCACAGCCCACTACGCCGACCCGGGTGATGTCGGAAGGGAGGTCAGTCACTTCGTGCCTTTCGCTGCTCATCCGTCGGCGGGTCCCCCGTGCTGCGCAGTGTCACTGCGTCCCGGCGCCCGCCACGCCCCACGACGTTACCCCCGACCTTGACCGTGGCGGGGGGCCGGGGCGGGCATGCTGTCAGATGCAGGGAACTGTCACGCAACGGAACGGAGTCGTCACATGGCGTACATCGGGCGTCGGGGGCTGCTGGCGGGAGCCGCCGGGCTGCTGGCCACGGTGGGCGGAGCGGCCCCCGCGCGGGCGGCGCACGGGCGCGGTCCGCGCCGCAAGGCGGCCGCCGAGTTCCGCGCGATGTGGATCGCCTCTGTGGAGAACGTCGACTGGCCCTCCGAGAGCGGGCTGGACGCCGCGGACCAGCGCGAGGAACTGGTCCGCCTGCTCGACACCGCCGTCGCCCGCCGCCTGAACGCCGTGATCCTCCAGGTCCGCCCCGCCGCCGACGCCATGTGGCCGGGGGCGCGGGAGCCCTGGTCGCAGTGGCTGACCGGGGTGCAGGGCGAGGACCCGGGCTGGGACCCGCTGGGTACCGCGGTCGCCGAAGCGCACGCCCGGGGGCTGGAGCTGCACGCCTGGTTCAACCCGTACCGGGTGGCCAACCACACCGACCCCGACCGCCTGGCCGAGGACCATCCGGCCCGGAGCAACCCCGACTGGACGGTCGCGTACAACAACAAGCTGTACTACAACCCCGGGCTGCCCGAGGTGCGCGCCTTCGTGCAGGAGGCCATGCTCGACGCCGTCTCCCACTACGAGGTGGACGGGGTGCACTGGGACGACTACTTCTACCCCTACCCCGTGGAGGGGGAGGAGTTCGACGACGACGACGCGTACGAGCGCCACGGCGCAGGCTTCGCCTCCCGCGCCGACTGGCGGCGCGCCAACACCGACGCGCTGGTCCGCGAGATGTCCGAGCGGGTACGGGCGGTCCGCCCGGCCGCGCGCTTCGGCATCAGCCCGTTCGCGGTCTGGCGCAACAGCGACCGGGACCCGCTGGGTTCCCCGACGCAGGCCGGGGTGGAGACGTACGACGACCTGTACGCGGACACCCGCAAGTGGGTCCGGGAGGGCTGGATCGACTACATCGTGCCGCAGGTGTACTGGCAGATCGGCCATCCGAGCGCCGACTACGCGAAGCTCGTGCCCTGGTGGGCGCAGACGGTGGCCGGCACCGACGTGGCGCTGTACGTGGGCGAGGCGCTGTACCGGTGCGACCGGTACAGCGCCACCGCCGCGTGGCGCGATCCGCAGGAGCTGTCCAAGCACCTGACGTTCGCCCGCGATTACCCCGAGGTCCGCGGCCACGTCTACTTCTCGGCGAAGCAGGTGGTCGCGGACCCCAATGGTGCGATGGCCAGGGTCGTCGCCGACCATTACCCGACGGCCGTGCCGCCGAGGTGACGCGGGGGCCGTGCCGGCCGCGTCGCGTGGGTGAGGTCAGTGAGGGGGCTCCGACGGGTGCTTGACGACGCAGTCGGGGCCCGGAGACATGACTGCCTCGTGACCGTCCTGGAAACGGACCCGGTAGGGAGGGGTGCCGTTGTCACCGAGTACCTGAGTGATCTCACCGACCTTGTCGTGCTGCCCCACGATCCTGCCGTGCTGCACCAGCTGGTCGCCCTCGGTCGCGCGCATTGCTGACCTCCTCGGAGGCGGTCTGAATCCGGTGACAGCAGTTTACGGCGGTTTGTCGGGATTAGGCCCGCTGGGTCACGGCGATGCAGACCAGGACCGCGCAGGCCGCGACCGGGGCGGCCGGGGACAGCTGCTCGCCCAGCAGTGCCACCGACCAGACCAGGGTCAGCAGCGGCTGGGCGAGCTGGAGCTGGCTGGCCCGCGGGGCGCCGATCTCCGCCATCCCGCGGTACCAGACGTACAGCCCGAGGAAGGTGGAGCCGGCCGCCGCCCAGAGGAGCCCGGCCACCCCGTGGCCGCTGAGGTGGACCGGCTCGTACGCGAGTCCCAGCGCGGAGCCGGCCAGGCTGAGCGGCAGGCACAGCACGAGAGCCCAGCCGATGACCTGCCAGCCGGGCAGGGTGCGGGCCAGTCGCCCGCCCTCGGTGTACCCGGCGGCGCAGACCAGCAGGGCCCCGAAGAGGTAGCCGTCGCCGGCCGAGAGGGCGCCGCCGCTCTGGGTCAGGGTGAAGCCGAGCACGACGGCGGCCCCGGCGACGGCCGCGCCCCAGAACCGGCGCGAGGGGCGGGCCCCGGTGCGCAGCGCCGACACGGCGGCCGTGGTCAGCGGGAGCAGGCCGACCACGACGGCGGCGTGCGAGGTGGTGGAGGTGGTCAGCGCCAGGGTGGTGAGCAGCGGGAAACCGACGACGACTCCGGCGGCGACCACGGCCAGGCCCGTCCAGTGCGCGCGGGCGGGCAGCGGTACGCGCCCGGCCAGCAGGAAGGCGCCCGCGATGAGCGCGGCGAGGAGGCTGCGCACGGCGACGAAGGACCAGGGGCCGAAGCTCTCCAGGCCCCAGGCGGTGGCGGGGAAGGTCAGCGAGAAGGCGATGACGCCGAGGCCGGCGAGGGCGGTACCGCCGGTGGCCCGGCCGCCGAGGCCGCTGCGACCGCCGAGAGGCCCGCGACCGCTGCGAAGGCCGCGAGGTCCGCGGCCGCCGCGGCCGCTGCGTTGCTCCTGCGGAGCGCGGGGTGCGGGATCCTCGACCGCTATCGCGGTGTGGGGAGTAGCGCTATTCTGTGCTGTCATGTACGAGCGTAGCAGTGTGGCGGAGCTGGCAGAATCCTTGCGGTCCGAGCTCGACCGCTACTCAGTGGGTGGAAAGCTCCCTTCCAGTCGGGCGCTGGTGGAGCGCTACCGGGTCAGCCCCGTCACGGTCTCCCGCGCCCTCGCGCAGCTGGCCGCCGAGGGGCTGGTCGTCACCCGGCCCGGCGCCGGGGTGTTCCGGGCCCGTCCCCGCACGGCGGAGCCCGCGCCCGGGGACACCTCCTGGCAGGAGGTCGCCCTGAGCGCGGAGGGCGCGGGCGAGGTGGTCCCGCGTTCGGTGGACGCCTCCGGGGTGCTGGCCTGCCTGGCCGCGCCGCCGTCCGGGGTGATCGGGCTCAACAGCGGCTACCTGCACCCCTCCATCCAGCCCGAGCGGGCCATGGCCGCCGCGCTGGCCCGGGCCGGGCGGCGCCCCGGGGCCTGGGAGCGGCCGCCGATGGAGGGGCTGCCCGAGCTGCGCGACTGGTTCGCCCGGGAGATCGGCGGGGCCGCCGGGGCCGTCGGGGCCGCCGATGTCCTGATCACGGCGGGCGGGCAGAGCGCGCTCACCACCGCCCTGCGGGCGCTGGCCCCGCCCGGGGCGCCGATCCTCGTGGAGTCCCCGACCTACCCCGGGCTGCTGGCCATCGCCCGCGCCTCCGGATGCCGGCCGGTGCCCGTCCCGGTGGATGCCGAGGGGGTCCGGCCCGAGCTGCTGGCCGCCGCCTTCGAAGCGACCGGCGCGCGGGTGTTCGTATGCCAGCCGCTGTTCCAGAACCCGACGGGTGCGGTGCTGGCCCCCGGGCGGCGGGCCGAGGTGCTGCGGATCGCGCGGGCCGCCGGGGCCTTCGTGGTGGAGGACGACTACGCCCGGGCGCTGGGCCACGACGACGCCCCTCCGCTCCCGCCGGCGCTGGCCGCCGAGGACCACGACGGGGTGGTCGTGCACGTCCGGTCCCTGACCAAGGCCACCTCACCCAGCCTGCGGGTGGGCGCGCTCGCCGCCCGCGGCCCGGTGCTGGACCGGCTGCGGGCCATCCAGGTCGTCGACTCCTTCTTCGTGTCCCGGCCGCTCCAGGAAGCGGCCCTGGAGCTGGTCGGCGCCCCTGCCTGGCCCCGCCACCTGCGGTCCGTCTCCGCCGAGCTGCGCCACCGCCGGGACCTGCTCGCGGGTGCGGTGCGCCGGGAGCTGCCCGGGCTGACCCTGCCCCATCTGCCCTCGGGCGGCTACCAGTTGTGGGCGCGCATGGCCGAGGGCGACGACGACGCGGCCTTCGCGGCGGCGGCCCTGCGCGCCGGGGTCGCGGTCGCCGCGGGCCGCCCGTACTTCTGCGCGGAGCCGCCCGGTCCGTACGTACGGCTCAGCTTCGCCGGGGTCTCGGGCGCGGCGGAACTGGGCGAGGCCGTACGCCGGCTGCGCGCACTGCGGGCCCCGTCCTAAATCGCTGGAGCAACTCCGCGCCACCGGCCTACCCTGCGGTCATGGACGGCATCAAGATCACCACGCTCGCGCAGCGACCCGAACTGGCCGAGCGGCTCTGGGACATGAAGGACACCTGGCCGCAGTTCGCCCAGCACGACCCGATCGCCTGGCTCCTCTACCCCCGGATGGTCGCGGAGCTCGCCGACTACGTCCTGGTCGCCACCGACGGCGACGCGGTGATCGCCCGCGGGTTCAGCGTGCCCTTCGCCCAGCACGCGCCGGGCCGGGACGGGGCGCTGCCCGCGCGGGGCTGGGACCAGGTCCTCATGTGGGCCTTCTCCGACCTGCGGCGCGGGATCGCACCCGACACGGTGAGCGCCATCGAGATCACCGTCGCCACCGACCGGCTCGGCGAGGGCCTGTCGGGGCGGATGCTGGCCGCGATGCGGGACAACGCCCGCGCCCGCGGCTTCGCCGAGGTGGTCGCTCCGGTCCGGCCCAGCGGCAAGCCGGCCGAGCCGGAGACCCCGATGGAGGAGTACGCGTACCGCACGCGCGAGGACGGTCTGCCGTACGACCCGTGGCTGCGGGTCCACGTCCGCGCAGGGGCGGTGATCGACTCGGTGGCCCCGCTGTCGATGACGATCACCGGCTCGCTGGCGGAGTGGCGGGAGTGGACCGGTCTGCCGTTCGACACGACGGGCCCGGTACGGGTGCCGGGAGCGCTTGCCCCGGTCCGCTGCGAGGCGGAACAGGGCCACGCGTCGTACGTGGAGCCGAACGTCTGGGTCCGCCACCCCCTGAACACCCTCTAGGTACGGCCCGGTCAGGATGAGCACGAGGACCGGCCGGCGCTGAGTACGGCCGCCCAGGCGGACCGGCGCCGGGGCCGGTTGGCTGTGCCCATGCACGAGACGGCACCTTCCCCGACCACCGACCGCGCCGCCGCCGGAACCTCTGCGGCGGACGTGGTGCTGCGCTATGTCACGAGCTTGGCGCTGGCCCTGATTCCGGTGGCGTTCCTCTTCGGCGCCTTGGCCGGGATGGCCGAGGAGGTTCACCCCCGGACCGTGGCGGTCGTCACGGTCTGCTGGTTCGGGTCCTGGACGGCCACTCCGCTGCTGGTGGCGGCCTTCTGGCTGTGCCGGCGCCGCCCCGCCCTGGCCGCGGCGGGCCGCTGGGCGGGATGGGTCGCGACGCTCCCACCGACGGTCACGATCATGCTGGCCCTCGGCCTGTGACGCCCGCTGCTTCCCGGCACCCGGCGGACCCCAATCGCCGTCCCCGTCCCCGCCCCCGCTCCGGTCGGCGGGGCTGAAGGCCAGGACGGGCTCGGTTACCCACGCGTCCGGGGACGACTCGCCTTCGGCGTCGAGTCCGGTGACGGCGCCCCCCGGCTGCCGCCGCGCGCGGCCAGACACCACCCCGCGTGCTTCGTCGATCAGCAGACACGTCGGCAATGGACCAGCTGCCCTCGGCCGTTGTCACCGTGCCACCAATGACGAGCGTGCCCGATGCCGCGGTCTCGACGCCGTGGGCGACCCCGAGTCCCGCGACGTCGCCGAGCGGTGGCTCTGCAACATTCAGCCGCTGTGCCGAGCGATCCTCTGGCCCGTCAGCCGCGCAGATGAACGATGCGCTGGAGAAGTTCATCGAGATTGCCAGATCCGTGATCGCCGTGGACTGGCAGGCCCCAGCTGTCTGCTGAGCCGTGTTGGCACCAGGTCGCTAGGTTCTATCCACTCCACCAGCGAAGCCCAGCCGCACCAGATGGCGTTGGAGGTCGACCTCGACGACCTTCACCGTGATCAGCTCGCCTTCATCGACAAGCTGATCCGGGGTCTCGGCCGGCTCGTCCGTCAGCTCTGAGACGTGAAGCAACCCCACAACGTCGGGAGCAAGCTGCACGAACACACCAAAGGGAACGATCTTGGTGATCGGCCGGGCGAGGACCCGACCGACCTGATCCGCAAACGAAATGAGCGGATCTTCCTGCAAAGCCTTCAGCGAGAGCGTGACCTGTCCGGAGCGCGTATCGGCAACGATCACCTCAGCCGTGATCCGCTGGCCAGCCTCGACGGCCTCGGAGGGGTGGTTGACCCAGCCCCACGTCAGGTCCGGCACCCGGATGAAACCGGTGCACAAGCCGTCCGGCTCGCCGTCGACGTGGACGAAGGCCCCGATATCGTGAACCGCGGCGATCGTCCCAGCGACGACCTGCCCTCTTTCAAACGCGAGGAGGAAGGCCCGCAAGGCCGGAATCTCGCACGCCCTGGCTGAAAGGTGAAGCTGACCTTCGCGCCAGCGCCCGATCTCTTCGGCCTTGAGCTCCTGGCCGACCTCAAACAGCTCGGATGGATGCTCCATCCGACGCATCGACGCCTCATGTCGAGGAATCCGACCGATCTCGACTTTCTCCCCCGCGGCACCCACGAGCTGCACCAGAACGTCGGCTCCGTCGAACCCGGTGACCCTCACCGTTCTCACTGCCCCCGGCCGGAGCCGGTCGATCAAGTACTGCATGCGAGGGTCAAGGGCTGGTTCGGACATGGAGGTGACCCTAGTCGGCCCCCGCCGCACTGCTTCTAACTCTCGTGACCCCGCCGAATGAATTGCTCGGCGGGCTTCGGCCTGACCGGACGCTCCGGTGCGCCGGCGTCACAGAGTGGGTGGCGTGCCTTTCCGGCGGGGGGCTCGGCAGGCGCGCGGCGCCCGGAGGATCTCGCAGCCGGGGGTGTCAGGAGCTCTGCACGGTCTTCGCGGCCGTGCGGATCACGTCGAGTACGAGGGCGGGGTTGGAGAGCATGGGGACGTGGCTGGTGTCGGTCTCGACGGTGGTGGCGTCCATGCGCTTGGCCATGAAGCGTTGCAGCTCGGGGTTGATGGCGCGGTCCTGCTTGCCCACGATGTACCAGCTGGGCTTCGACTTCCAGGCGGGTTCGTCGGTCTTGGCGGTGGCGAGCAGGTCGGCGGGCGGCGCGCCCTGGGTCGCCCAGACGAGCTGCTGCTCCTGCTCGGGCAGGTCTCCGCAGAAGTGCGAGATGCCGTCCTTGGAGATCCAGATGCGCCCGTCCTCGACGTCGAGGTGGGAGAACAGCGCTGGGGGGTCGTACTTGGCGATCAGGTCCTGCGGTGTCTCGCCGGCGTCCGGGCCGAGGGCGTTGATGTAGACCAGGCCGGCGACGCGGTCGTCCGTTCCCGCCGCTGTGATGACGAAGCCGCCCCAGGAGTGGCCGACGAGAATGGCCGGGCCGCTGACGCGTCCCAGTGCGCGGGAGACCGCGTCCACATCGCCTTCCAGGGTGTCGAGGGCGTTCTGTGCGGACACCACCTCGTGCCCCTCTTGCTGCAGCGTGGGGATCACCTTGCTGTAGCACGAGCCGTCGGCCCACAGGCCGTGGGCGAAGACGATGCTCGGTTTGGTCGATGTCGACACAGCGCGCTCCTCACTCCTTGTGGAGCGCGGGCCGCGCTCCACAAGGAGTCGACACCAGGCGCAGCCACGCCGCATCTTCGGCAACCCAACCGGGGATCCAGCCCAGAGCGTCCGGGTTCTTCGTGGTCGGCGACGAGGCGACGCGGGACGGTCATCCCTCCCGTCCCGCCTTGCTCGTACGCGGCCCCTCACCGGCAGGGCCCGCTCGCCGGCTTTCTGTGGGCCCTCATCCGCGACCAACGCCCATGGGCAGCCCAGCCACCGCAATCGGATCTGGCCGGCGCCGCATGAAGCGCACGGCTCGTCAGCCGCGGAGGGGCTTGCGCTGACGTGCCTCGGTTGCCTGGTCACGAACGTACGGGTCAGCGTCGGCTGCCAGCTGGTCGAGCATGGCCGAGGTCGCGGGGTCTGCCGGCTCTGGGGCGGGAAAGCGGCCCAAGGCGATCGCGACCCAGGCTCGAACGAGGGGGTCGTCGTCGTTCGCGAGCAAGCGGATCTTCGGCAGGGTTCTGGGTTGCTGAAGGAAGCCGAGGGAGCCGAGGGCGGAGATGCGTACCTGCGGGGAAGGGTCTTCCAGCAGGTTCAACAGCAGGTCGATGGCCGCCGGCTCTGTCCCGTGGCTGCCGAGCGTGCCCACGACCGCGCTGCGGACTCCTTCGTCCGAGTCCTGCGCGGCGTGGGCCAGCAGGGTGAGATCGGCTGGTTCGGGGACGAAGCCGAGCAGCCAGATTGCCGCCCTGCGAAGGTCCTCATCGTTGCCGACGGCGCACGGCAGGAGGATTTCGCGCGCGGCGGCGGGGTCCTCCTGCGCGAGTACATGGAGCCTCGTCGAGAGGGAGTCCTGGTCGTCACCCAGATTGCGGGAATATGCCCGCAGCAGGGTGGCAAGGGACGTGTGGCCGGCGGTCTCGGCCAGAATCCGGGCGAGCACATGACGGGCGTACCAGTTGCCCGCTTCCACGGCTGCCGCGAGATGCCGTTCCAGGTGCGGAATCAGCTCTCGCCGCCGGGCGGCTGCGAGCTCCTCTTCGATTTCTGCAAGGTCGTCGAGATCGCAGTCCGGATCCGTGAGTCCGGCCGCCAGCTCATCAAGGCGCTGGGTGAGATCATGCGCTGCGCGTTGGTCTTCCAATCCGTCCTCCTTGTGATCCTTCAGACCGCACCGGACCTGCCACTGCGGGTCTCCGTGCTGCGGTCACGGCACGGATTGTCCGACAGGCCACTGACAACGTTCGTGGTAGCCGGCGCCCTCAGCCGCTCAGACCCTCTCGACGTCCTGCCGGGCCTTGTAGGGCGCGTGACCGGCGGTGCGCGTCGTTGGCCGGGGTGAACTGCATGCGTCCGGGCGAGATCCCGAGAAGCTCGGCTGCCTCGTTCATGGAGCCTCCGGAGGCCCAGTGAACGAGGCGGACGGCGGCAGTCCGCCGCAGGATCTTGGGGGTGGTGCCTTCCAGGTGACTGAAGTGCTCCTCGAACCACCGGGGGCCCAGAAAGGCCGGGATGTGTTCGGGCCGGTAGTCGCTGCGCACCGAGTCTCGGCGCGCCCCGGGGTGCTCTGTGCATTGCTTTGCATAAAAGTGCGGGAGTACGTATAGTCATGCCATCGAGGAGGAGGGTCCGATGGTGGTACGTGTAGCGGTGGCCGGAGCGAGTGGGTACGCGGGCGGGGAAGTCCTGCGTCTGCTGCTCTCCCACCCCGAGGTCGAGATCGGCGCGCTGACCGGCAACTCCAACGCCGGACAGCTCCTCGGCAGCCTCCAGCCGCACCTGGTGCCCCTGGCCGGGCGAACCCTCGAAGCGACCACGCCGGAGGTCCTCGCCGGCCACGACGTCGTCTTCCTGGCCCTGCCCCACGGGCAGTCCGCGGCCGTCGCCGCCGAGCTCGGCCCCGACGTCCTCGTCGTCGACATGGGCGCCGACCACCGGCTCAAGGACTCCGCCGACTGGGACGCCTTCTACGGCGCCCCGCACGCCGGCACCTGGCCGTACGGGCTCCCCGAGCTGCCCGGTGCCCGCGCCGCCCTGGAAGGGTCCAGGCGCATCGCGGTGCCCGGGTGCTTCCCGACCGCCGTCACCCTCGCCCTCTTCCCGGCCTACGCCGCGCAGCTGGCCGAGCCCGAGGCCGTGATCGTCGCCGCGACCGGCACCTCCGGCGCCGGCAAGGCGCTCAAGCCGCACCTGCTCGGCTCCGAGGTCATGGGATCGGTCAGCCCGTACGGCGTGGGCGGCGGGCACCGGCACACCCCCGAGATGGTGCAGAACCTGAGCCCGCTCGCCGGGCGGAAGGTCTCCGTCTCCTTCACGCCCACCCTCGTGCCGATGTCGCGCGGCATCCTGGCCACCTGCTCCGCCAAGGCCCTCCCCGGCACCACCGCCGACGCCGTGCGCGCCGCGTACGAGAAGGCGTACGCGGACGAGCCCTTCGTGCACCTGCTGCCCGAGGGCCAGTGGCCGGCGACCTCGTCCGTCCTCGGTTCCAACGCCGTTCAGATCCAGGTCGCGTACGACGGGTCCGCGCAGCGGATCATCGCGATCAGCGCCATCGACAACCTCACCAAGGGCACCGCCGGTGGCGCCGTGCAGAGCATGAACATCGCCCTCGGGTTCGCAGAAGAGCTCGGGCTTTCCACGATCGGAGTCGCGCCGTGACCGTTACGGCAGCACAGGGATTCACGGCCGCCGGCATCGCGGCCGGGATCAAGGCGAACGGCAACCCGGACCTGGCCCTCGTGGTCAACAACGGTCCGCGGCTGGCCGCGGCGGGCGTCTTCACCTCCAACCGCGTCAAGGCCGCGCCCGTGCTCTGGTCCGAGCAGGTCCTGCGCGGCTCCGTCGTCAGCGCGGTCGTCCTCAACTCCGGCGGCGCCAACGCCTGCACCGGCCCCAAGGGCTTCCAGGACACCCACGCCACCGCCGAGAAGGTGGCGCAGGCGCTCGGAGGCGGGCACAACGCCGGCGAGGTCGCCGTCGCCTCCACCGGCCTGATCGGCGTCCTGCTCCCCATGGACAAGCTCCTGCCCGGCATCGACACCGCCGTCGCCGCCCTGACCGCCGACGGCGGCGAGGACGCCGCGATCGCCATCAAGACCACCGACACCGTGCACAAGACGTCCGTCGTCGCGCGGGACGGCTGGACGGTCGGCGGCATGGCCAAGGGCGCCGGCATGCTCGCCCCGGGGCTGGCCACCATGCTCGTCGTCCTCACCACCGATGCCGACGTGGACAGCGCCACCCTCGACCAGGCGCTGCGCTCCGCCACCCGGACCACCTTCGACCGGGTCGACTCCGACGGCTGCATGTCCACCAACGACACGGTGCTGCTGCTCGCCTCCGGGGCCTCCGGCCAGGTGCCGGCGTACGAGGCCTTCGCGGAGGCCGTACGGACCGTCTGCGACGACCTCGCCCGCCAGCTGATCGGCGACGCCGAGGGCGCCAGCAAGGACATCCGCATCGAGGTCGTCGGCGCGCTCACCGAGGGCGACGCGGTCGAGGTCGGCCGGTCCATCGCCCGCAACAACCTGCTCAAGTGCGCCATCCACGGCGAGGACCCCAACTGGGGCCGGGTGCTCTCCGCGATCGGCACCACCCGGGCCGCCTTCGACCCGGACCGGCTGAACGTGGCCATCAACGGCGTCTGGGTCTGCAAGAACGGCTCGGTCGGCGAGGACCGCGACCTGGTCTCCATGAAGGACCGCGAGGTCCGCATCACCGCGGACCTGGCCACCGGCTCCGAGTCCGCCGTGATCTGGGCCAACGACCTGACCGCCGAGTACGTCCACGAGAACAGCGCCTACAGCTCATGAGCGACGAGAAGGCCGGCCAGCCCGGCACCGGAACCGCGCGCAAGCACACCGCGCTCCCCAAGGCGCAGATCCTCATCGAGGCGCTGCCCTGGCTCACCCGCCACAACGGCAAGGTCGTCGTCATCAAGTTCGGCGGCAACGCCATGATCGACGAGGACCTGAAGGCGGCCTTCGCCCAGGACGTGGTCTTCCTGCGCCAGGCCGGCCTGAGGCCCGTCGTGGTGCACGGCGGCGGCCCCCAGATCAACGCCCAGCTCGACAAGCAGGGCCTGGTCAGCGAGTTCAAGGCCGGCCTGCGCGTCACGACCCCCGAGGCGATGGACGTCGTACGCATGGTCCTGGCGGGCCAGGTCCAGCGGGAGCTGGTCGGGCTGCTCAACCAGCACGGGCCGCTCGCCGTCGGCATGACCGGCGAGGACGCCCACACCATCACCGCCGCCCGGCACACCCCCGAGATCGACGGCGAGCTCGTCGACATCGGACGGGTCGGCGAGATCACCGCCATCGACACGGGCGCGATCGAGGCGCTGCTGGCGGACGGCCGGATCCCGGTCATCTCCTCCATCGCACGCAGCGCCGACGACCACCACGTCTACAACGTGAACGCCGATACGGCGGCCGCGGCGCTCGCCGCCGCGCTGGGCGCCGAGACGCTGATGGTGCTCACGGACGTCGAGGGCCTCTACGCGGACTGGCCGAGCAGCGACGAGGTCATCAGCCGCCTCACCGTCAGCGAGCTGGAGAAGCTGCTGCCCGAGCTGTCCAGCGGCATGGTGCCCAAGATGGAGGGCTGCCTGCACGCCGTACGCGGCGGGGTGAGCACGGCCCGCGTGATCGACGGGCGGGTCCCGCACTCGATCCTGCTGGAGATCTTCACCGACGAGGGAATCGGCACGATGGTCGTGCCCGACGCACAGGGAGGGGAACCCGCGTGACCGGCAACCAGGAGTTCGCGGCCCGCTGGCAGGGCGCGCTGACCAACAACTACGGCACCCCCGCGCTGGCCCTCGTACGCGGCGAAGGCGCCCAGGTCTGGGACGCGGACGGCAAGCAGTACACCGACTTCGTCGGCGGCATCGCGGTCAACGCCCTCGGCCACGCCCACCCGGCGATCGTCGGGGCCGTGACCGCGCAGATCTCCACCCTCGGCCACGTCTCCAACCTGTACGCCTCCGAGCCGGTGCTCGCGCTCGGGGAGCGGCTGCTCCAGCTCTTCGGCCGCCCCGGCCGGGTTTTCT
Protein-coding sequences here:
- the argB gene encoding acetylglutamate kinase, which encodes MSDEKAGQPGTGTARKHTALPKAQILIEALPWLTRHNGKVVVIKFGGNAMIDEDLKAAFAQDVVFLRQAGLRPVVVHGGGPQINAQLDKQGLVSEFKAGLRVTTPEAMDVVRMVLAGQVQRELVGLLNQHGPLAVGMTGEDAHTITAARHTPEIDGELVDIGRVGEITAIDTGAIEALLADGRIPVISSIARSADDHHVYNVNADTAAAALAAALGAETLMVLTDVEGLYADWPSSDEVISRLTVSELEKLLPELSSGMVPKMEGCLHAVRGGVSTARVIDGRVPHSILLEIFTDEGIGTMVVPDAQGGEPA
- a CDS encoding HEAT repeat domain-containing protein, with the protein product MEDQRAAHDLTQRLDELAAGLTDPDCDLDDLAEIEEELAAARRRELIPHLERHLAAAVEAGNWYARHVLARILAETAGHTSLATLLRAYSRNLGDDQDSLSTRLHVLAQEDPAAAREILLPCAVGNDEDLRRAAIWLLGFVPEPADLTLLAHAAQDSDEGVRSAVVGTLGSHGTEPAAIDLLLNLLEDPSPQVRISALGSLGFLQQPRTLPKIRLLANDDDPLVRAWVAIALGRFPAPEPADPATSAMLDQLAADADPYVRDQATEARQRKPLRG
- the argJ gene encoding bifunctional glutamate N-acetyltransferase/amino-acid acetyltransferase ArgJ, which encodes MTVTAAQGFTAAGIAAGIKANGNPDLALVVNNGPRLAAAGVFTSNRVKAAPVLWSEQVLRGSVVSAVVLNSGGANACTGPKGFQDTHATAEKVAQALGGGHNAGEVAVASTGLIGVLLPMDKLLPGIDTAVAALTADGGEDAAIAIKTTDTVHKTSVVARDGWTVGGMAKGAGMLAPGLATMLVVLTTDADVDSATLDQALRSATRTTFDRVDSDGCMSTNDTVLLLASGASGQVPAYEAFAEAVRTVCDDLARQLIGDAEGASKDIRIEVVGALTEGDAVEVGRSIARNNLLKCAIHGEDPNWGRVLSAIGTTRAAFDPDRLNVAINGVWVCKNGSVGEDRDLVSMKDREVRITADLATGSESAVIWANDLTAEYVHENSAYSS
- the argC gene encoding N-acetyl-gamma-glutamyl-phosphate reductase, coding for MVVRVAVAGASGYAGGEVLRLLLSHPEVEIGALTGNSNAGQLLGSLQPHLVPLAGRTLEATTPEVLAGHDVVFLALPHGQSAAVAAELGPDVLVVDMGADHRLKDSADWDAFYGAPHAGTWPYGLPELPGARAALEGSRRIAVPGCFPTAVTLALFPAYAAQLAEPEAVIVAATGTSGAGKALKPHLLGSEVMGSVSPYGVGGGHRHTPEMVQNLSPLAGRKVSVSFTPTLVPMSRGILATCSAKALPGTTADAVRAAYEKAYADEPFVHLLPEGQWPATSSVLGSNAVQIQVAYDGSAQRIIAISAIDNLTKGTAGGAVQSMNIALGFAEELGLSTIGVAP